The segment ACTGGATATAGATGAAGAGCAACAATTGTTGATAATTTTCCTTCATAAAGCCCGCCATATTCATTAATGCTATACCAATTCTCTGGATATACTTCATATGTCTCATCATCACCTTCATATCTTATATTTGTTCCATATGCTATGGCTGGCGGAGCGATTAATACACTTGCTTTCTTCTTTTCTATCATTTTTGGAGTGCATTCTATGCTAACCTTGCTTCCAAGAGGGAAAACATAGAGCTTAACATAATATGGTAGCATTGGTTTTCCTGGAGATGAAGTATAATAAGCGTTGCTATATGCATCGCTGTATATGTCCGCATAGCCAGCGATTTCAAAATTTTTTGTGCTTTTTCTGTTATCAACCCCTGTTGCACTTAAAAGAAGGGCTATACCAACTATTCCAGCTATAATTATTTTCCTCATTTTATCACCATTTCTAAATACAATTTAGAATATAATTTTTACTGAGCAAAAAGCTCCTCTTTCGCTTTTTCTACCTCCTCATAAATTCTTTCAACATCAAATCTCATTTTTTTATCATTCATCAGCAATTTTCCATTTATTATAACATCGCTTACATTCATTGAGTTCGCAGAATAAACAATATTTGAAATAACATTATGGCATGGAATAAGATTTGGAGATTTTACATTAATGCACACTAAATCCGCTTTTTTCCCTTCTTTTATAACTCCTCCATCTATACCAAGGAAGCGATATGCATTAGTTGTAGCCATATCAAAAACCTGCTGGGCATCTGCAACGCTTGCATCCCATCTATGTTGCTTATGCACAAGAGAGCAAAATTTCATCGTCTCAAACATGTCAAGCTTGTTATTGCTCGCCGCCCCATCCGTGCCAAGCGTAACAAAAGCATTTTTTTCAAGAAGCTCTGGCAGGGGGGTAAAGCCGCCGGTGGCGAGCTTCATGTTGCTAACTGGATTATGAGCGACGCATGCTTTTGATTTTGCTATTTCATTAACTTCTTCTCTTGTGAGCCAACAGCAGTGAGCAAGTATTGTTTTCCTTTTAAGCAATCCGCTTTTTTTAATTTGCTGCAACGGCCTCACTCCATAATTCTTAACACAGTCATAAACTTCTTTCCTTGTTTCCGAGCAATGTATATGGAGGAAAACATTGTATTTTCTGGCAATTTCCCCTGCTTTCTTCAAAGTTTCTGGGGAGCATGTATAAACTGAGTGAGGAGCAACAACTGGTCTAACTATTTCATCATTTTTCCATTTCCTTAAAAATTTTTCGCATTCTTTCATAAGATTTTCTTTTTTCATCTCTGGTGTGTCAAAATCAAGGATGCTGAAGCCAGCAAAGCATCTCATACCAAATTTTTTTGCCTGATTTGCTATTTCATCCTCAAAAAAATACATATCCGCACAGCATGTTGTTCCAGTTGAGATCATCTCAATAAATGCAAGTTTTGTTCCACTGGCAATATGTTTTTTGCGAAGTTTTGCTTCGACTGGCCATATCTTCTTTGTAAGCCACTCTTCCAGCTTCATATCATCTCCATAGCCCCTAAAAAGAGTCATTGGCAGATGGGTATGCATGTTTATTAATCCAGGTATAACTATTCTATTTTTTATTAAAAAATCCGCTTCATGGGAAATTTTTCCTATTTCAACAATTCTATCATCTTCTATATAGACATCTCCTTCTATTATCCTTCTTTTTGTGTCCTGGGTAACTATTTTTGAATTTTTTATTAATATACTCATTTAATCGAGCAATATTATATTATATGGAGTTACAAAAGGATATTCAGTTATTTCTCCTTCCACTTCCACCTTTCTTCCTTCAACATCCATTCTTTCCTTCAAAAGGACACCGAGCACGCCATCTTCATAAGCAACCCTCATGATATATCCGTCCCTGTATGGGAAAATCGCTTTAACAACACCTCTCACCCTCAATTTACCCTTAGTTGGAACATATGAAGCTGGTTTTTCTTTTTTCCTGTAAAGCTCATAAAAATTCGCCCTCAATTCTTTCAATATATCTTCATCAGAGATCACAAAAGCAATCTGATTTTCCTTTATCTCGCCCGCAAATATATAAGCTTTTGTAAGCCCAACTGCATAATTTCCGACTGCTTGCTCATTTTCAACCGCATTTTTTATCTTAGGGCTGGGCGTTGCAACAACAACCTTTGCATCCGCTGGCGGCTCGATGCTTATTTTTTCAGCGACTATAAGGGGATTTTTTAATTCTGAAAGGCTCCATTTTTTAAGCAATTTGCATGTTTTTTCTGGCACACTTTTTTTCCATGCAAGTTCAACAGCAACAGAAACCGCAACTATTCCCACTACCAATCCAGCAATAAATCCTATTAAACTATCCATGTTTAAAATATATTATTAATTATTAAGCTTTATCATTTTGAATGGCGCTTGCTAACATTTATCAAAGAAAAGAATTATTAAACAATGTTGTATTACATCTAATGGGTTTTGAAAATATGTATTCAGCAAGGTTGAAAAGAATTCGCTCTTCTGAAATAAGGGAGTTGCTCGAAATTTCTCAGAAACCTGGTGTAATATCTTTTGCTGGTGGCCTGCCAAATCCAAAAGCATTTCCAGTAAATGACATAAGAGAGATAGTAAATAAAATTCTTGAGGAAGAGCCTGTCAAAGCCCTCCAATATGGCGCAACGGGCGGGCTGGCGGAATTCAGGGAGGAACTTGCAAAATATGTAAAGAAGCACGGGATTGAAACAAAATTTGATGAACTTTTCATTACTGTTGGCTCCCAGCAGGCATTGGATATTGTGGGAAGGGTATTTATTGATGAGGGGGATGTTATTTTTGTTGCATTACCAACATATCTTGGAGCAATAAATGCATTTCTTGCGTATGGGGCAAAGCTGGTTGGTGTGCCCCTCGATGAAAATGGCATGAGGGTTGATTTGCTTGAGGAAAAGATAAAGGAGTTGAAAAAGAAAGGGGAAAAAATTAAAATGATTTATACTGTGCCTACTTTTCAGAATCCAGCGGGCGTTGAGCTTTCTGAGGAGAGGAGAAAAAGAATGATTGAGCTCGCAAATGAACATAACCTCATAATTGTTGAAGATGAGCCATATGAAAGACTAAGATTCGAGGGAAAACCGCTGAGAGCAATAAAATCATATGATACGGAAGGGAGAGTAATTTATATGGCAACATTTTCAAAAATACTGGCGCCAGGCTTCAGGCTGGCCTATGTTATTGGGGGCGAGGAGATCAGCAAAAAAATGGTTCTTGCGAAGCAGTCAATGGATTTGTGCGCTCCTGGATTTACCCAGGCAATTGCATATCATTATATAAAGAATGGTTACATTGAAAAGCATATACCGAAAATTATAGAGATGTATAAGAGGAAAAGAGATATAATGCTTTCAGCCCTCGAAGAATATTTCCCGCCTGGCTGTAAATGGACGAGACCAAAAGGAGGAATGTTTTTATGGGTTGAACTCCCGAAGCATATAAGCACAATTGAAATGCTATCAGATGCAATAAATGAAAAGGTTGCGTATGTTCATGGAAAGGCATTTCATGTTGATGGAAGCGGGGAAAACACCATGCGCCTTAATTTCACAAATCCAGAAGATGAAATGGTTAGAGAAGGAATAAGAAGGCTTGCAAATGTTATAAAGAAAAGAATTTAACTATTCCCTTATCTCCCCATTCATAACAATATTTTTAACAACATTTTCTATTCTTTCAATGGCTTCCCTTATTTTTCCAATTTTTAAAGAAGTATCGTAATCGAGCTCTTTTTCCTCCAGGAGAGAGATATATCCTTTTGCTATTGCAATTGGATTGAAGAAATAATGGGCAATTTCTTCCCTAAAAATTTTCTCCTTTGCCCTGCTTTCATCTATAAATCCGAAATAAAAAATTGTTTCTCCATTCTCAATTATTGGATATAACCTTATGCTTTTGCTATTTTTTAAATATTTCAACTTTTTTCTTGCCATGCTATCTGCAAAAATTAATTCCTTGTTTCCATTCAAAATAAATATGCCATGATCGCTATCTATTGATGAAATATTTTGCTTTTTATATGCTGTTTTATTATATGAGAGCATTTCTTCAATCATTAAACAATAAATGCGAAATCTATATATATTGCTAACTTTAATCAAAATTGTTCTG is part of the Thermoplasmatales archaeon genome and harbors:
- a CDS encoding amidohydrolase, coding for MSILIKNSKIVTQDTKRRIIEGDVYIEDDRIVEIGKISHEADFLIKNRIVIPGLINMHTHLPMTLFRGYGDDMKLEEWLTKKIWPVEAKLRKKHIASGTKLAFIEMISTGTTCCADMYFFEDEIANQAKKFGMRCFAGFSILDFDTPEMKKENLMKECEKFLRKWKNDEIVRPVVAPHSVYTCSPETLKKAGEIARKYNVFLHIHCSETRKEVYDCVKNYGVRPLQQIKKSGLLKRKTILAHCCWLTREEVNEIAKSKACVAHNPVSNMKLATGGFTPLPELLEKNAFVTLGTDGAASNNKLDMFETMKFCSLVHKQHRWDASVADAQQVFDMATTNAYRFLGIDGGVIKEGKKADLVCINVKSPNLIPCHNVISNIVYSANSMNVSDVIINGKLLMNDKKMRFDVERIYEEVEKAKEELFAQ
- a CDS encoding PLP-dependent aminotransferase family protein, translating into MGFENMYSARLKRIRSSEIRELLEISQKPGVISFAGGLPNPKAFPVNDIREIVNKILEEEPVKALQYGATGGLAEFREELAKYVKKHGIETKFDELFITVGSQQALDIVGRVFIDEGDVIFVALPTYLGAINAFLAYGAKLVGVPLDENGMRVDLLEEKIKELKKKGEKIKMIYTVPTFQNPAGVELSEERRKRMIELANEHNLIIVEDEPYERLRFEGKPLRAIKSYDTEGRVIYMATFSKILAPGFRLAYVIGGEEISKKMVLAKQSMDLCAPGFTQAIAYHYIKNGYIEKHIPKIIEMYKRKRDIMLSALEEYFPPGCKWTRPKGGMFLWVELPKHISTIEMLSDAINEKVAYVHGKAFHVDGSGENTMRLNFTNPEDEMVREGIRRLANVIKKRI